A region from the Sandaracinus amylolyticus genome encodes:
- a CDS encoding DUF4328 domain-containing protein: MDDGARRPEYVDACRRALIAQVALALNPLSLVATCCLALGLPVLEEVTGTPPISTLLLSQVSFVVAMLLMLATAVAFFAWLQRARSNAHALTGEPPAHGSAFAIAVWLIPCANCWLPLTVVREVDRKSDPTRGGSPWLLGGWWVAYLAMHFAIGRLATAVDRRAMGLWFFAWVASALVAATLAILVIRRIQKNQIALVTRADAHAIAAEFA, from the coding sequence ATGGATGACGGCGCCCGACGACCCGAGTACGTCGACGCGTGCAGGCGCGCGCTGATCGCGCAGGTGGCGCTCGCGCTCAACCCGCTGTCTCTGGTCGCCACGTGTTGCCTGGCGCTGGGTCTGCCGGTGCTCGAGGAGGTCACCGGCACGCCACCGATCTCCACGCTCCTGCTGAGCCAGGTCTCGTTCGTCGTCGCGATGCTGCTGATGCTCGCGACCGCGGTCGCGTTCTTCGCGTGGTTGCAGCGCGCGAGGAGCAACGCCCACGCGCTCACCGGCGAGCCACCGGCGCATGGCTCTGCCTTCGCGATTGCCGTGTGGCTCATCCCGTGCGCCAACTGCTGGCTGCCGCTGACGGTCGTGCGCGAGGTCGATCGCAAGAGCGACCCCACGCGCGGCGGCTCGCCGTGGCTGCTCGGCGGGTGGTGGGTCGCGTACCTTGCGATGCACTTCGCGATCGGACGACTCGCGACCGCGGTGGACCGTCGAGCGATGGGCCTCTGGTTCTTTGCCTGGGTCGCGTCTGCGCTCGTCGCGGCGACGCTCGCGATCCTGGTGATCCGCCGCATCCAGAAGAACCAGATCGCGCTCGTGACGCGCGCCGATGCCCACGCGATCGCGGCCGAGTTCGCCTGA
- a CDS encoding DUF1592 domain-containing protein, producing the protein MRRCLVSISLLLASCVGSLDSSAAGPRGPAPVDPGHRPPQRLSNREYDQTVHDLLGTTLRPGATFVAEEEHGFDHIAEALGATPTQVESYLDAGETLAADVFARPELRARIVTCDVAAEGAACLQRVLRDFGLRAWRRPLEDDDVQALVNLHTDAVALGLGQDEALQHVVATMLAAPQFLYRLELDHAPGETSPQPLDGWELASRLSYFLWSTMPDARLFELAESGALLEPEILAAEVDRMLDDERAVAFVQGFAGQWLRTGRLRSHRVLAEIYPQFDEPLRAAMSAEADAFFLELLRDDAAPITQMLTSDAHFVDARLADHYGIDGDFGDALERITIADPERRGVLGLAAVLTVTSYAHRTSPTLRAKYVLGTLLCDEPPPPPPLLEIPDLDGDEAANEAAALDNVRERLELHRSNPQCAGCHAIMDPIGLGLERFDAIGALRASYPNGDAIDARGTLPNGVSFDGLGQLAQVIADDPRFEPCVARTMYVYALGRREQSTDPAQLRAIETRWRAHGTSMRALVHAIVSSNAFRTRRAEPRADR; encoded by the coding sequence ATGCGTCGCTGTCTCGTCTCGATCTCTCTCCTGCTCGCGTCGTGCGTCGGCTCGCTCGACTCGAGCGCGGCCGGGCCGCGCGGTCCCGCACCGGTCGACCCGGGGCACCGCCCACCGCAGCGCCTCAGCAACCGCGAGTACGACCAGACGGTCCACGATCTGCTGGGCACGACGCTCCGCCCCGGCGCGACGTTCGTCGCGGAAGAAGAGCACGGCTTCGACCACATCGCGGAGGCGCTCGGCGCGACGCCGACGCAGGTCGAGAGCTACCTCGACGCGGGCGAGACGCTCGCGGCCGACGTGTTCGCGCGCCCCGAGCTGCGCGCGCGCATCGTCACGTGCGACGTCGCCGCGGAGGGCGCGGCGTGCCTCCAGCGCGTGCTGCGCGACTTCGGTCTGCGCGCGTGGCGCCGTCCGCTCGAGGACGACGACGTGCAGGCGCTCGTGAACCTCCACACCGACGCGGTCGCGCTCGGCCTCGGCCAGGACGAGGCGCTGCAGCACGTCGTCGCGACGATGCTCGCCGCGCCGCAGTTCCTGTATCGCCTCGAGCTCGATCACGCGCCGGGAGAGACTTCGCCGCAGCCGCTCGATGGATGGGAGCTCGCGTCGCGCCTCTCGTACTTCCTGTGGTCGACGATGCCCGACGCGCGGCTCTTCGAGCTCGCGGAGAGCGGCGCGCTGCTCGAGCCCGAGATCCTCGCGGCCGAGGTCGATCGCATGCTCGACGACGAGCGCGCGGTCGCGTTCGTGCAGGGCTTCGCCGGCCAGTGGCTGCGCACCGGGCGGCTGCGCAGCCATCGTGTGCTCGCGGAGATCTACCCGCAGTTCGACGAGCCGCTGCGCGCCGCGATGAGCGCCGAAGCGGACGCGTTCTTCCTCGAGCTGCTCCGCGACGACGCCGCGCCGATCACGCAGATGCTCACGAGCGACGCGCACTTCGTCGACGCGCGGCTCGCCGATCACTACGGGATCGACGGCGACTTCGGTGACGCGCTCGAGCGCATCACGATCGCGGATCCCGAGCGCCGCGGCGTGCTCGGCCTCGCGGCGGTGCTCACGGTCACCTCGTACGCGCACCGCACCTCGCCGACGCTGCGCGCGAAGTACGTGCTGGGCACGCTCCTCTGCGACGAGCCGCCGCCGCCTCCGCCGCTGCTCGAGATCCCCGACCTCGACGGCGACGAGGCCGCGAACGAAGCGGCCGCGCTCGACAACGTGCGCGAGCGCCTCGAGCTCCACCGCAGCAACCCGCAGTGCGCGGGGTGCCACGCGATCATGGACCCGATCGGGCTCGGCCTGGAGCGCTTCGACGCGATCGGCGCGCTGCGCGCGAGCTACCCCAACGGCGATGCGATCGACGCGCGCGGCACGCTGCCGAACGGCGTGTCGTTCGACGGCCTCGGCCAGCTCGCGCAGGTGATCGCCGACGATCCGCGGTTCGAGCCCTGCGTCGCGCGCACGATGTACGTGTACGCGCTCGGTCGTCGCGAGCAGTCGACCGATCCCGCGCAGCTCCGCGCGATCGAGACGCGCTGGCGCGCCCACGGCACCTCGATGCGCGCGCTCGTGCACGCGATCGTCTCGTCCAACGCGTTCCGCACCCGCCGCGCCGAGCCGCGCGCCGATCGCTGA
- a CDS encoding zinc dependent phospholipase C family protein, with protein MHSLRFVSSAAAAVVIATAPAIASAHGLHGHVHVTGWAISNLPPGELRDVFEDPDVREAALAGAMFPDTGYALGSDAARAYGEHAHWEPFIEDFVQRVRTTYGPTYDTKEERMLVAFLMGCAAHGLQDELFDSTFLYEAEQRDGHGQDATDPGTDGFLVQDGYFWMTPSEYLPIADLLPLYASLPQSAEIDEDLIRSQVRRVRGAYVNDTIGPTIAEGNGERYRPQIPWTAEHYMDPAVAGSLYAEITPTARYMLALWERLHDRFEESELVIHAWPDAPRRLREADHTSVASWVTLVLGKGVQQDGASATLVDSLGAPHGLELRYTRWGGVSRLVRVVASADYTPGETYTATLASGAMLVDGSSTTSAHEHTFQVACATEDDPRCPPLGEIEDPVIPPAPEMPDAGPPPRIDAGVAPMPEPSPSSSCAVSAAATRARAEWLALVVIALVAVRVSRRSR; from the coding sequence ATGCATTCGCTTCGATTCGTCTCTTCGGCCGCGGCCGCGGTCGTGATCGCGACGGCGCCGGCCATCGCGTCCGCGCACGGCCTCCACGGTCACGTGCACGTGACCGGCTGGGCCATCTCGAACCTTCCACCGGGCGAGCTGCGCGACGTGTTCGAGGATCCCGACGTGCGCGAGGCCGCGCTCGCCGGCGCGATGTTCCCCGACACCGGCTACGCGCTCGGCAGCGACGCGGCGCGCGCGTACGGCGAGCACGCGCACTGGGAGCCGTTCATCGAGGACTTCGTGCAGCGCGTGCGCACGACGTACGGCCCGACCTACGACACGAAGGAAGAGCGGATGCTCGTCGCGTTCCTGATGGGCTGCGCCGCGCACGGCCTGCAGGACGAGCTCTTCGACTCGACGTTCCTCTACGAAGCGGAGCAGCGCGACGGGCACGGACAGGACGCCACCGATCCCGGCACCGACGGCTTCCTGGTGCAGGACGGCTACTTCTGGATGACGCCCAGCGAGTACCTGCCGATCGCCGATCTGCTCCCGCTCTACGCGTCGCTGCCGCAGAGCGCGGAGATCGACGAGGACCTCATCCGCTCGCAGGTGCGCCGGGTGCGCGGCGCGTACGTGAACGACACGATCGGCCCCACGATTGCCGAGGGGAACGGCGAGCGATACCGCCCGCAGATCCCGTGGACCGCGGAGCACTACATGGACCCCGCGGTCGCGGGGAGCCTCTACGCGGAGATCACGCCCACCGCGCGCTACATGCTCGCGCTCTGGGAGCGGCTGCACGATCGCTTCGAGGAGAGCGAGCTCGTGATCCACGCGTGGCCCGACGCGCCGCGCCGGCTGCGCGAGGCCGACCACACGAGCGTCGCGAGCTGGGTCACGCTGGTGCTCGGCAAGGGCGTACAGCAGGACGGCGCGAGCGCGACGCTCGTCGACTCGCTGGGCGCGCCGCACGGGCTCGAGCTGCGCTACACGCGCTGGGGCGGCGTCTCGCGCCTCGTGCGCGTCGTGGCCAGCGCGGACTACACGCCGGGCGAGACGTACACCGCGACGCTCGCGAGCGGCGCGATGCTCGTCGACGGATCGAGCACGACGAGCGCGCACGAGCACACGTTCCAGGTCGCGTGCGCGACCGAGGACGATCCGCGCTGTCCGCCGCTCGGCGAGATCGAAGATCCCGTGATCCCGCCGGCGCCCGAGATGCCCGACGCCGGCCCGCCTCCGCGGATCGACGCGGGCGTCGCGCCGATGCCCGAGCCCTCGCCGAGCAGCTCGTGCGCGGTGTCCGCGGCGGCGACACGAGCGCGCGCCGAGTGGCTCGCGCTCGTGGTGATCGCCCTCGTCGCGGTGCGCGTCAGTCGCAGATCCCGCTGA
- a CDS encoding collagen-like protein: protein MRSSSLWVATWLTLLVACGGGGDGADGPPGPEGPEGPEGPQGPIGPIGAQGPEGPQGPQGPQGPQGAQGPIGPQGPEGAMGVMGPIGPIGPQGPEGPQGPEGPQGPEGPRGEPGAEGPQGATGATGATGPQGDPGALAIYGDGSAGDLIVRSTDPARFFTIGFGSLPNGANLMFRNVQIDGLVVVPSGMVLRATGTIVIGTGAILAVQQQLTDAGDNVPDRGIAQSAAGGAEGGRGTGLGRASILSRVDVVGGGGGSRPGNNPLVVGGEGGGRIILAARGGVTINGTIELEGRNANTQSATATAGGGGGGGGVITIVSRGDITFGANGTIRARGGHGGNGAAGAAGVVYGAGGGGGGGIIQLISPSAPVIPNLANLVVTGGNAGTAAGTGASLVQGGGGGASGGDGGDGTRFTTAAGAAESGSQGHVVTIRAAQPELLLF, encoded by the coding sequence ATGCGTTCCTCCTCTCTCTGGGTCGCGACATGGCTCACCTTGCTCGTCGCGTGCGGCGGCGGCGGCGACGGAGCCGACGGACCGCCCGGTCCCGAAGGCCCGGAAGGGCCCGAAGGTCCACAGGGCCCGATCGGTCCGATCGGCGCGCAGGGTCCCGAGGGCCCGCAAGGTCCGCAGGGCCCCCAAGGCCCGCAGGGCGCGCAGGGCCCGATCGGCCCGCAGGGCCCCGAAGGCGCGATGGGCGTGATGGGCCCGATCGGCCCGATCGGCCCGCAGGGTCCCGAAGGCCCGCAGGGTCCCGAAGGTCCCCAGGGCCCCGAAGGCCCCCGAGGCGAGCCGGGCGCCGAAGGCCCGCAGGGCGCGACCGGCGCCACCGGCGCGACCGGTCCTCAGGGCGACCCCGGCGCGCTCGCGATCTACGGCGACGGCTCGGCGGGCGATCTGATCGTGCGCTCCACCGATCCCGCGCGCTTCTTCACGATCGGCTTCGGCTCGCTGCCCAACGGCGCGAACCTGATGTTCCGCAACGTGCAGATCGACGGGCTCGTCGTCGTGCCGAGCGGCATGGTGCTCCGCGCGACCGGCACGATCGTGATCGGCACCGGCGCGATCCTCGCGGTGCAGCAGCAGCTCACCGACGCCGGCGACAACGTGCCCGATCGCGGAATCGCGCAGTCGGCGGCCGGCGGCGCCGAAGGCGGCCGCGGCACCGGGCTCGGGCGCGCGTCGATCCTCTCGCGCGTCGACGTGGTCGGCGGTGGCGGCGGCAGTCGTCCCGGGAACAACCCGCTGGTCGTCGGCGGCGAGGGCGGCGGGCGCATCATCCTCGCCGCGCGCGGCGGCGTGACGATCAATGGAACGATCGAGCTCGAGGGCCGCAACGCGAACACGCAGTCGGCCACCGCGACCGCCGGCGGGGGCGGCGGAGGCGGCGGCGTCATCACGATCGTCTCGCGCGGCGACATCACGTTCGGCGCGAACGGCACGATCCGCGCGCGCGGCGGCCACGGAGGGAACGGCGCCGCGGGCGCGGCGGGCGTCGTCTACGGCGCGGGCGGCGGCGGAGGCGGCGGGATCATCCAGCTGATCTCGCCGAGCGCGCCGGTCATCCCGAACCTCGCGAACCTCGTGGTCACCGGAGGCAACGCCGGCACGGCCGCGGGCACGGGCGCCTCGCTCGTGCAGGGCGGAGGAGGCGGCGCGTCGGGCGGCGACGGAGGCGACGGCACCCGCTTCACCACGGCCGCGGGCGCGGCGGAGAGCGGGAGCCAAGGTCACGTCGTGACGATCCGCGCCGCGCAGCCCGAGCTCCTCTTGTTCTGA
- a CDS encoding ATP-dependent helicase, with the protein MTRLIPGLNEAQSAAVSHDDGPLLVLAGAGSGKTRVITHRIARLVKERMVPPDRILAVSFTNKAAEEMAERMAPLVGKERAAKLWLSTFHSFGVRFLQEEARTMLGDTGDGRARFVIFDQADALGLVREIVKREGLADRKLDLWSVHARISLWKNKSLGPDEVPKSGGGEYDEVARDVYPHYEAALRSMRAFDFDDLVLAPVRFLKQRDDVRQKWRERFRYMLIDEFQDTNKVQLDLVRLLANERSNVCVVGDDDQSIYGWRGAEVTNILDFDRFFPGATIVKLEQNYRSRAPICEIANAAIGRSSMRRLGKVLRATKGGGEMVRLCQVGDVEQEARFVAKEIRRLRADHGIKSSDVAVLYRSNLQARAIEEELRVEGVPYQVYGGTQFFDRKQVKDAVAYLRCVVHRQDELSLRRILNYPTRGIGDTTVTRVERWAMAKGVPFYDAVFRMDHIPDVPDAAKRGAAQLAAAFAEARERFATGTGLAASALSMFDRVGLVRELKESGDKDQQQRWGDVEYVLRSLERYEKTEAKERPSLATFLHRITMRFGDEEEAAGEKVTLSSLHGSKGLEWPVVFLIGLNEGTLPHSRTTDPKVTEAAPTDVEEERRLFYVGVTRAQERLYLCRPIRREMRGKQIPLTPSRFLEGLPEALIEKVEHDDRAPVAHDEAVDLADALLARLRGG; encoded by the coding sequence ATGACGCGGCTCATCCCGGGATTGAACGAGGCGCAGTCGGCAGCGGTCTCCCACGACGACGGGCCCCTCCTGGTGCTCGCGGGCGCGGGCTCGGGCAAGACGCGCGTCATCACGCACCGCATCGCGCGCCTCGTGAAAGAGCGGATGGTGCCACCGGATCGCATCCTCGCGGTCTCGTTCACCAACAAGGCCGCCGAGGAGATGGCGGAGCGCATGGCGCCGCTCGTCGGCAAGGAGCGCGCGGCGAAGCTCTGGCTCTCGACGTTCCACTCGTTCGGCGTGCGCTTCCTCCAGGAAGAAGCGCGCACGATGCTCGGCGACACCGGCGACGGGCGCGCGCGCTTCGTCATCTTCGATCAGGCCGACGCGCTCGGGCTCGTGCGCGAGATCGTGAAGCGCGAGGGGCTCGCGGATCGGAAGCTCGATCTGTGGTCGGTCCACGCGCGCATCTCGCTGTGGAAGAACAAGTCGCTCGGGCCCGACGAGGTGCCGAAGAGCGGCGGCGGCGAGTACGACGAGGTCGCGCGCGACGTCTACCCGCACTACGAGGCCGCGCTGCGCTCGATGCGCGCGTTCGACTTCGACGACCTCGTGCTCGCGCCGGTGCGCTTCCTGAAGCAGCGCGACGACGTGCGGCAGAAGTGGCGCGAGCGCTTCCGCTACATGCTGATCGACGAGTTCCAGGACACCAACAAGGTCCAGCTCGACCTGGTGCGCCTGCTCGCGAACGAGCGCTCGAACGTGTGCGTCGTCGGCGACGACGATCAGTCGATCTACGGATGGCGCGGCGCCGAGGTGACCAACATCCTCGACTTCGATCGCTTCTTCCCCGGCGCGACGATCGTGAAGCTCGAGCAGAACTACCGCTCGCGCGCGCCGATCTGCGAGATCGCGAACGCGGCGATCGGTCGCTCGTCGATGCGCCGCCTCGGCAAGGTGCTGCGCGCGACCAAGGGCGGCGGCGAGATGGTGCGCCTCTGCCAGGTCGGCGACGTCGAGCAGGAGGCGCGCTTCGTCGCGAAGGAGATCCGCCGGCTGCGCGCGGATCACGGCATCAAGTCGAGCGACGTCGCGGTGCTCTACCGCTCGAACCTGCAGGCGCGCGCGATCGAGGAGGAGCTGCGCGTCGAGGGCGTGCCGTACCAGGTCTACGGCGGCACGCAGTTCTTCGATCGCAAGCAGGTGAAGGACGCGGTCGCGTACCTGCGCTGCGTGGTGCACCGCCAGGACGAGCTCTCGCTGCGGCGCATCCTCAACTACCCGACGCGCGGGATCGGGGACACGACGGTGACGCGCGTCGAGCGCTGGGCGATGGCGAAGGGCGTGCCCTTCTACGACGCCGTGTTCCGCATGGATCACATCCCCGACGTGCCCGACGCCGCGAAGCGCGGCGCGGCGCAGCTCGCGGCGGCGTTCGCGGAGGCGCGCGAGCGTTTCGCGACGGGCACCGGGCTCGCGGCGAGCGCGCTCTCGATGTTCGATCGCGTGGGGCTGGTGCGCGAGCTCAAGGAGAGCGGCGACAAGGACCAGCAGCAGCGCTGGGGCGACGTCGAGTACGTGCTGCGCTCGCTCGAGCGCTACGAGAAGACCGAGGCGAAGGAGCGGCCCTCGCTCGCGACGTTCCTCCACCGCATCACGATGCGCTTCGGCGACGAGGAAGAAGCGGCGGGCGAGAAGGTGACGCTCTCGTCGCTGCACGGCTCGAAGGGCCTCGAGTGGCCAGTGGTGTTCCTGATCGGGCTCAACGAGGGCACGCTGCCGCACTCGCGCACCACGGATCCGAAGGTGACCGAGGCCGCGCCGACCGACGTGGAGGAAGAGCGGCGCCTCTTCTACGTCGGCGTGACGCGCGCGCAGGAGCGCCTCTATCTGTGCCGCCCGATCCGTCGCGAGATGCGCGGCAAGCAGATCCCGCTCACGCCGAGCCGCTTCCTCGAGGGTCTGCCCGAGGCGCTGATCGAGAAGGTCGAGCACGACGATCGCGCGCCGGTCGCGCACGACGAGGCGGTCGATCTCGCCGATGCGCTCCTCGCGCGGCTGCGCGGCGGCTGA
- a CDS encoding RNA polymerase sigma factor, whose amino-acid sequence MSATATVMPEAFVRPTFQEVYAAHFDMVWRLAASRVPAAALDDVVQEVFLVVHRKLPDFEGRSSVRTWLYGIVRWVVRDYVRHHGHRPIGAPLEEEPAGEGESPSDALARKQALAVLDEALEKMTEDQREAFLLMEVEQMTSREAAEMLETNDNTVRTRVRAARAIFAAAVTRFRAKQRWGEGHG is encoded by the coding sequence ATGAGCGCGACGGCGACGGTGATGCCCGAGGCCTTCGTGCGCCCGACGTTCCAGGAGGTCTACGCCGCGCACTTCGACATGGTGTGGCGGCTCGCGGCGAGCCGTGTGCCCGCCGCTGCGCTCGACGACGTGGTGCAGGAGGTCTTCCTCGTCGTGCACCGCAAGCTGCCCGACTTCGAGGGGCGCTCGAGCGTGCGCACGTGGCTCTACGGCATCGTGCGATGGGTGGTGCGCGACTACGTCAGGCACCACGGTCACCGTCCGATCGGCGCGCCGCTCGAGGAGGAGCCGGCGGGCGAGGGCGAGTCGCCGTCGGACGCGCTGGCGCGCAAGCAGGCGCTCGCGGTGCTCGACGAGGCGCTCGAGAAGATGACCGAGGATCAGCGCGAGGCGTTCCTCCTGATGGAGGTCGAGCAGATGACGAGCCGCGAAGCCGCGGAGATGCTCGAGACGAACGACAACACGGTGCGCACGCGCGTGCGTGCGGCGCGCGCGATCTTCGCAGCGGCCGTGACGCGCTTCCGCGCGAAGCAGCGGTGGGGGGAAGGCCATGGATGA
- a CDS encoding DUF1552 domain-containing protein, with the protein MSRFSRRVFLAGAGVSLALPWMESLAGRARAQTTTAPKRFVAVYFPNGAAAQYWPSRGAGSGDSWQLSPILEPLAPLKAKTTVLTNLENYTAMQGDPFVEPSHARCTGAFLTCADSDALRDALDVEVANGISVDQVIAQSELGRLTPIPSLQVGLSTLNSFTDGRHGSLSRSVSWASETEPLYKDVNPQSVFDRLVAAGAGDGGLDPEAQAAATRRRMLRRSALDFLGDATERVQRRLSVADRAALDQYLTSVRELERRVASIGDGVTRAMCEPVERHGEAYGVDAVPADYDRGEHADVMNALVTMALQCDSTRVISYMLDDARSDFVYSHLTNRTFSDTGSVAGSGSVGGYHGLQHAGDSNDGYATINWWLTQKVADLCQRLDAIPEGEGTVLDNTVVVFGSGMHGSNHDANELPIVLIGGGGGTLRGDQHIVFPATPGDRPLRDLYYTLLTQTFELPVTGFGSHVGGIPNQIVSEILR; encoded by the coding sequence ATGTCGCGCTTCTCTCGTCGCGTGTTCCTCGCCGGCGCCGGTGTGAGCCTCGCGCTGCCGTGGATGGAGAGCCTCGCCGGTCGCGCGCGCGCGCAGACCACCACCGCGCCCAAGCGCTTCGTCGCGGTGTACTTCCCGAACGGCGCGGCCGCGCAGTACTGGCCGTCGCGCGGCGCGGGCAGCGGCGACTCGTGGCAGCTCTCGCCGATCCTCGAGCCGCTCGCGCCGCTCAAGGCGAAGACGACGGTCCTCACGAACCTCGAGAATTACACGGCGATGCAGGGTGATCCCTTCGTCGAGCCGAGCCACGCGCGCTGCACCGGCGCGTTCCTCACGTGCGCGGACTCCGACGCGCTGCGCGACGCGCTCGACGTCGAGGTCGCGAACGGCATCTCGGTCGATCAGGTGATTGCGCAGAGCGAGCTCGGTCGGCTCACGCCGATCCCGTCGCTGCAGGTCGGGCTCTCGACGCTCAACTCGTTCACCGACGGGCGCCACGGATCGCTCTCGCGCAGCGTGTCGTGGGCCTCGGAGACCGAGCCGCTCTACAAGGACGTGAACCCGCAGTCGGTGTTCGATCGGCTGGTGGCCGCGGGCGCGGGCGACGGCGGGCTCGATCCCGAGGCGCAGGCCGCGGCGACGCGCCGTCGCATGCTGCGCCGCAGCGCGCTCGACTTCCTCGGCGACGCGACCGAGCGCGTGCAGCGCCGTCTTTCGGTCGCGGATCGCGCGGCGCTCGATCAGTACCTCACGTCGGTGCGCGAGCTCGAGCGGCGCGTCGCGTCGATCGGCGACGGCGTGACGCGCGCGATGTGCGAGCCCGTCGAGCGCCACGGCGAGGCGTACGGCGTCGACGCCGTGCCCGCCGACTACGATCGCGGCGAGCACGCCGACGTGATGAACGCGCTCGTCACGATGGCGCTGCAGTGCGACTCGACGCGCGTGATCTCGTACATGCTCGACGACGCGCGCAGCGACTTCGTCTACAGCCATCTCACGAACCGCACGTTCAGCGACACCGGCTCGGTCGCGGGCAGCGGCTCGGTGGGCGGCTACCACGGGCTGCAGCACGCGGGCGACAGCAACGACGGTTACGCGACGATCAACTGGTGGCTCACCCAGAAGGTCGCCGATCTCTGCCAGCGGCTCGACGCGATCCCCGAGGGCGAGGGCACGGTGCTCGACAACACCGTCGTCGTCTTCGGGAGCGGGATGCACGGCAGCAACCACGACGCGAACGAGCTGCCGATCGTCCTGATCGGCGGCGGCGGCGGGACGCTGCGTGGCGATCAGCACATCGTGTTCCCCGCGACGCCCGGGGATCGTCCGCTGCGCGACCTCTACTACACGCTGCTCACGCAGACCTTCGAGCTGCCGGTGACGGGCTTCGGCTCGCACGTCGGCGGCATCCCGAACCAGATCGTCTCGGAGATTCTGCGGTAA
- a CDS encoding glycoside hydrolase family 2 TIM barrel-domain containing protein: MRRILSMLVLVLAGCDGTLADDRDAAIPRTDASSRADAALEDDEDAARPIDDDDASTPAPDSGTPGPRTVRVDGRRLLVDGAPYEIRGVCWNPVARGRTQPADFAGFVDTDAPLMRAAGINAIRTYDAITDTRVLDVLDAHGIGVFQTVYAWGGDAESAALDRVRATIGHRAVLGWIVGNEWNYNGLYTGLPFDQTRDRLERIAAMIHALDPSRPVITIYGEVPSADTIAAMPSIDMWGLNVYRGATFGDLFARWAALSDAPMFVSEYGADAWDARDGGRENLAAQAEATRLLTEEILASSTARRADGIVLGGTIFEWSDEWWKDQSGSPDVHDVGGIAPGGGPHPDRTFNEEWWGVVDIDRHTRPAYDALRALYAP; encoded by the coding sequence ATGCGGCGCATCCTCTCGATGCTCGTGCTCGTGCTCGCTGGCTGCGACGGAACGCTCGCCGACGATCGCGACGCTGCGATCCCCCGCACCGACGCCTCCTCGCGCGCCGACGCCGCGCTCGAGGACGACGAGGACGCCGCGCGCCCGATCGACGACGACGACGCGAGCACGCCTGCGCCGGACTCCGGCACGCCGGGCCCGCGCACGGTGCGTGTCGACGGTCGGCGTCTGCTGGTCGACGGCGCGCCCTACGAGATCCGGGGCGTGTGCTGGAACCCGGTCGCGCGCGGCCGCACCCAGCCCGCCGACTTCGCGGGCTTCGTCGACACCGACGCGCCGCTCATGCGCGCCGCGGGCATCAACGCGATCCGGACCTACGACGCGATCACCGACACGCGCGTGCTCGACGTGCTCGACGCGCACGGGATCGGCGTGTTCCAGACGGTCTACGCGTGGGGCGGCGACGCCGAGAGCGCAGCGCTCGATCGCGTGCGCGCGACGATCGGCCATCGCGCCGTGCTCGGATGGATCGTCGGCAACGAGTGGAACTACAACGGCCTCTACACCGGGCTGCCCTTCGACCAGACGCGCGATCGCCTCGAGCGCATCGCCGCGATGATCCACGCGCTCGATCCGTCGCGCCCGGTGATCACGATCTACGGCGAGGTGCCGAGCGCCGACACGATCGCGGCGATGCCCTCGATCGACATGTGGGGCCTCAACGTCTACCGCGGCGCGACGTTCGGCGATCTCTTCGCGCGCTGGGCCGCGCTGAGCGATGCGCCGATGTTCGTCTCGGAGTACGGCGCCGACGCGTGGGACGCGCGCGACGGAGGCCGCGAGAACCTCGCCGCGCAGGCCGAGGCGACGCGCCTGCTCACCGAGGAGATCCTCGCGTCGTCGACCGCGCGGCGCGCAGACGGCATCGTGCTCGGCGGGACGATCTTCGAGTGGTCCGACGAGTGGTGGAAGGACCAGTCGGGCAGCCCCGACGTGCACGACGTCGGCGGCATCGCGCCGGGCGGCGGGCCGCACCCCGATCGCACGTTCAACGAGGAGTGGTGGGGCGTCGTCGACATCGATCGACACACGCGCCCCGCGTACGACGCGCTCCGCGCGCTGTATGCGCCCTGA